CTCTAGCAGATCTTGCTCGCTTTTCACAACTTCGGAAGAAGGAAAAACCATCTCTTGTGTTTGACTGTCATCCAGTTCctcctgttcttcttttatCTCTAACATCTTAAAGTCTGTTTGAACCAAACAGTCGTTCCAGTTACTATCGTCCAGATCTCCACTGGTTTGAGAGGGTCCCTGCACCTCAGCACCAAGACTGAAGTTGTCCTCTTCTGGTGTTGAGGGACCAGTGTTCTCCCGCAGCAGTGGGGCATCACATTCATCTCCACGTCCCACTGAGCTGATGGTCAGGGAAGGCTCGGCAGCTGCTAAAGAGACAGGAGGAAAAATGTTACCAACAGCCTGTAATGTATCCATTTCAAAATAGTAATTTTGTAAAAGATGCACACAGTatgaaaactcagatttaaAGCTgtgcagccaaaaaaaaaaaaaaaatacctgttgAAATATAGAAGTTTCTTTTgtatggaagaggattagggccactggtgaaaaatgttctcagaattctgtgaataaagtcagaattctgactttaatctcagaattctgactttattttcagaattctgagaacatttttcaccagtggccctaatcctcttccgtacaaAAGAAACTTCTATATTTCAAcaggtattttatttttatttttttggctaCATCAACTTACCGGCCGAACACTTAAAGGGTCcttgtttaaaatgtcacatttttaacattcactaGTAGCTGAATCCAGagttaaactaaattaaactagGCATGATGAACGAGCATAATGGACGCGAGCATAACCGCGGGACTGCTCCCGCCCATGTTGCCCTGCACTGGGCACGCTCATGTGATGGTTCTCCAGAGGTCCTGTAGCTGTAATGGATATAGCTAATGAGACCCAGccagcgcagttgcttttcacttACTGCAAGGCCCAGGAAACGCCGGTTCCAAATCAACTCACTATGAtaatgttttatataaactttgtACTGATTTTGAATTGGATGGATTTCAATTGTCAATTGaaatttgtctgatttaaaggcctATTCTGTACAAACCACATGTTGGGTGACTGGTAGTGATGTTTAGAAATCAGAGAGACTCAATCCGTTCAGATttttctacagtgtgttgttaattaaaatcagcaacagattacaAGTAGAGCATTTTGGCAGCTAGTCTGTCTTAATAAACACAACTGGTAACTGTGTACAAGATAATAcatgggtctgataacattttctTAAATTGGAACACATTGTTTCTATcgcttcctgttcagcctgaaggctgctggaaacTGTCAAGGGCATAGGCCAGCCTCTCCACTAAGGGGAGCTCCCATTTTTATGCTACCTAGCACTCAACcaccgttagcattccattggcTGCctttcattttgacgtcactttgacagtgaataactttacatctgaagactttaaagactttatttttccactgtttatttcaaaagaaatccaacaatgtataaagtttccattaccttgtatctcacggtACTGCTCCGTAGCAGacctttttgtaaaaatagattaacgattgtgtcataaatatgcgacttactgttgcatagtagaggaattaccgaaCAGTACAGGATAAACTTGcaggcagttttgacttacattagctgtttaggtttaactACTAATGCTAACTAGCTTTAGTTAACAATAATTAGCCAGTGCCTATGTTCTCTCCTCACATATACCTACGCTGGAAGATtcggaatgattgagatttatcttggcacagctaccagaggacttacaactttcagacaggtttcGGGGTATCTCACATCACAGTTTGTCACATAGACATATAAACAGTATGCAGCGTCTAcgctttatatgtctatggtttgtcacatctacgtcttcaagctcagttggaggctgcgcagtaacgctctgCCCTCACCGTGAAAGTGTTTCTAAAAGACTTCACTGATCTCTGTTGGGGACAACGGcgtcacattgtccatttcttatacGGTCTATGAAAAGTGTCCGACTTGAGAGCGGATTTTTGTcacccccggctgctgccgcctgctctcgtccacgtTACAAGCGAGGCGCAGTTCGTCTCGAACGAGCTTATTGTTTTATGCGATTTTGAGCACTCTCATTGGAATGTACGAGGCTTCCCGCCGAACGCCGTATCCAGTTCTCCATGTATctaccatagaccgttaatatatatatctatatacatatacacagtcTATGGTATCTACTGTGCCAAAGTGAAGGAGGCGTAACCTAACGTAATCCCTAGCGTTACACTACTAATGAAATATAGAGGTTGGTCTGTCAATGAGACCAAaatgctactagctagctaatcaACACATGTACCGAGCTCCAAACCTGATTCCTTTCGAAGGTCTATCGTTTGCTGGTGTCGCAGACTTCCAACCTCCTCTTTAGATTGACTAACTTCGGCTTCGTACAAAGCTATTGTTATAGTTTTCTCCACCTCTCCGAGGATCTCCTCTGCCGCTGTATACAGCCGCTGATGAACAAACGACCTCAGGTGAAACATTGTGGTGTCCATGTCTACGGAGAGTGACGTCACAAAAACATTAACGATAGTAAATTAGCTGAATAACAAGCAAATAAACCTGTAAACTTTTCTTTAACGGTCTACGAGGGAAACTCAGCTAACTGACGCTAGCTGCACAACATGACTTCCGGTTTGAATcgttcaaaataaaagcgtaaATTCTCAAGTGAGATGCAGAAAGTTCTCCACCAGAAGGACACTGAATATATCCCGTTAATATTTTTGgtacaaaataattaaatattcaagTTAGGTGTTTTTTTGCCCATTAACACTTGATTGGCAAAATCTGCATAAGTGTCATGTTGTGCCTGCTGTCAGTCAAAGAAGATCTGTGAACTGTCTGCCTCAGGTCTCTCCAGTCCACGGATGTCCTATGGGGTTTAAGTCTGGGCTTTGGTTGGAAATTGTGGTACCTTAATTACGCACGTGGGTGCTATTTTTNNNNNNNNNNTTTTTTAACTATGTCTAATCAATTCAATTTGACACAGGTTTACTCCAATCCGGTTCAAGACACATAAGGATCTGTCTGACCACAAATTGGAATGCCACGagaaaggatctgaatacttatctacatttcagtttttaatttttaattcatttgcaaagattttacgaaaaatgttttcaatttgTCTTTAACAGTTAAGGTCAGATTGACAGAGCAAAAGTGGCACTTCTagcaatttaaaattaaatcttcAAAACATTAAAGTGAAGGAGTCTAAATACTTTCTGAAGCCACTGTAGTAGTATAAATGTATGTAACTGTAGGAATAACATGTACGGTTCtttaaagcagaaaaaaaaaaaaaaaagtgaactcAAATTTAATACTGTTAATTTCAAACAGTTCCATGTTAGGTCTGGCTGACATGAGGAGGCACAGGTGGGTTTTCAAAAGATAagttttatttaacaaaaaataaacaaaacttaCAGACTTAATTACGTTCTGGGCCCATAAAACAGGTGAACTTATCAGAATTGAATTCAGACTATGCTAACTTAAACAGAACAGACTAAACTGACCTAAAAACGATTAATGGGTGATCCGACCACTTTTGAAATGAACGTGTAGCAAAGATAACCAGTATTGCAACTACTAAccctgcttcaaataaaagcctgGGACCCTCTGCAGTGGAGGGCCCGGCTACTCCTTGGACATGGTCTGCCTgtttaatatactgtaattgTTTTCATTCAGTGGTCTGCTTTTTCATGAGTTTGCAGTTGCAACTTTAAATCAACTGGAAATCTGTATCTGCTACCACAAACATGGAAGGCATTTGGCATTCTCCTGTATGTGAAGTTCTATGTCTAGTCCTCTTTGCCCTTCTACAAAATGGATAGTATCTCATGTGTACTCTGGAGGTTACTGCTAGTAATGAAATGTTCGCCACAAAAGCCACATTGACATACACAGTCAGACTCTCTTGATGGGAAAATGTTTGCACAAATTAAAGGCCTTTGTGCCATACTTCATGCAGCCGGACACAGCGCATATTGGCAAACATCTGGCCACAAACGTCACAAAAATTTGTTTCGGTGTGACAACTTTTCACATGAGTTATCAGCTCCTGTTTGGACTGGCATGTTATCCCACAAACAGTGCAATGTTTCTCATGTGGTTCATTAAAAAGCCGGTGTACTGGCATCCGTTGCCCCAAAATGGCGAAAAATGTGTTCCTTTTCAATTTTGGCAGAACTTTTTTCAAGAGGCAATGCCACTTGGTCCATTTCATTAACATTCCCATGTTGTTCTTGTCCCTCCTGCTCTTTTTTTAGCTCCAACATTCTAAAGTCTGTTTGAACCAAACAGTCGTTCCAGTTACTATCGTCCAGATCCGCACTGGTTTGAGAGGGTCCCTGCACCTCAGCACCAAGACTGAAGTTGTCCTCTTCTGGTGTTGAGGGACCAGTGTTCTCCGGCAGCAGTGGGGCATCACATTCATCTCCACGTCCCACTGAGCTGATGGTCAGGGAAGGCTCGGCAGCTGCTAAAGAGACGGAAAAATGTTACCAACAGGCTGTAATGTATCCATTTCAAAATTGATaaacaaaacatgtacagtacttgagctgttttataatttaaaaaaaataaaactgtatacCTAATGCTCAATCAGTATGTACTGCATACGCATACTAAATTAATGAGTTTCTCACTGAAATATACGTTGTCTCTGCATCACATGACAGCATCGATTAGGCCATTACCAGTCAAGCTACCGTTGCATACTCAACGTTGCTGGTCTAGTATACATCCAAGCATTTGAGTACACAAAAATCCCACTACGTCTCAATTTTACGACATACTTAGTATAAATagaatgttagcatgttagcatgttattTAGAACAGAGAGTGAGGGGCACATAAGCAGGTTAAGTAGATGGTTTACGGTTTGCTGGCACAAACCTTTTCAGAAAAATTTGGTTTTACAACAAGATTTACCCAACAAAAAACCTTTCCACATATCATCTGACAACtatatgtttttgtattgtttactATGGCATCTTAgtcacccaaaaaaaaatgttatcgaAGCAAAGCATTTGTTGATGCTCATCAAGCTTACAACACCTAACAAAAATGAAACCTTGAAAAGAATTAAAACAGGTAAGATGGAGTCATACCAGATGTCTAATGCCACCCTCCTGACTGCCATCTAGTCTTGACTGATAGTTTTGAtaagacaagaccaaaaacttaaaaaaataatgtccaCCACAAAANNNNNNNNNNCGGTGACGGTATGGCATTTACCGTGGAGATCGGAGACTCAGTGGAGGAGACAAAAACTTGTTGACACACTAGAAggctttagaaataaataaataaaaatggactttGCAAATCAATGGATTTCaatggacagagggagagacagaagatTCTGAAATAAAAGATGTCATCCGCCCACATTTGTTAAATTGACACCctaaaagggaagaagttgTACAGTTCATGGACTTGCCTTTGTGCTTCATTCTTCTTTGATGGACCCGGAGAAAACCAATTTTGGAAAAATGCTTGCAACAAACATCACAAACCCATTTGTTATTGTGATAACTTTTCAAATGGGCTACAAGCGGCTCTCTTGACTGGCATTTCATCCCACAAACCGTGCAATCAAATTTGGTCTCATGTTTTTGTATGTGCCTTTTTAAACAGAGCATGAGCTTAAATCCCTTGCcacaaaaatggcaaaaactgCGTTCCTTCTCACTTTTAGCAGAACTTTTGTCATGAGACAATGCTGCCTTCTTATTCATCTTGCCCCTTCGCTTTCGAAACATCTTTCGTTtcctttttactgttttcttcTGCTCTCCTTTGCTGGTAACCAACTCCTCATCACTGTCATTGTTCTCACTCTGAGCTGAAGGGCAGCCTAAAGCAACTGGCTGCAATTCATATGATGGTTGTGTCTCTGGCTGATTTTGCTCGCTGTTCACAATTTCCGGAGAAGGAAAACCCATCTCTTGTGTCTGATGGTCATCCCCAAGTTCCTCTCGCTCTTCTTTTATCTCTAACACCTTAAAGTCTGTGTGAACCA
The nucleotide sequence above comes from Etheostoma spectabile isolate EspeVRDwgs_2016 chromosome 15, UIUC_Espe_1.0, whole genome shotgun sequence. Encoded proteins:
- the LOC116702515 gene encoding zinc finger protein ZFAT isoform X1, whose protein sequence is MNATFKRSRSRSLSSSADMDTTMIQLRLFVHQRLYTAAEEILGEVEKTITLALHEADVSHCESEELQRLRHQLALEGLRKKSAAEPSLTISSVGRGDECDAPLLPENTGLSPPEEDNFSLGAELQGPSHTSAELDYNNWHYCLVHTDFKVLEIKEEREELGDDHQTQEMGFPSPEIVNSEQNQPETQPSYELQPVALGCPSAQSENNDSDEELVTSKGEQKKTVKRKRKMFRKRRGKMNKKAALSHDKSSAKSEKERSFCHFCGKGFKLMLCLKRHIQKHETKFDCTVCGMKCQSREPLVAHLKSYHNNKWVCDVCCKHFSKIGFLRVHQRRMKHKAAAEPSLTISSVGRGDECDAPLLPENTGPSTPEEDNFSLGAEVQGPSQTSADLDDSNWNDCLVQTDFRMLELKKEQEGQEQHGNVNEMDQVALPLEKSSAKIEKEHIFRHFGATDASTPAF
- the LOC116702515 gene encoding zinc finger protein ZFAT isoform X2, yielding MNATFKRSRSRSLSSSADMDTTMIQLRLFVHQRLYTAAEEILGEVEKTITLALHEADVSHCESEELQRLRHQLALEGLRKKSAAEPSLTISSVGRGDECDAPLLPENTGLSPPEEDNFSLGAELQGPSHTSAELDYNNWHYCLVHTDFKVLEIKEEREELGDDHQTQEMGFPSPEIVNSEQNQPETQPSYELQPVALGCPSAQSENNDSDEELVTSKGEQKKTVKRKRKMFRKRRGKMNKKAALSHDKSSAKSEKERSFCHFCGKGFKLMLCLKRHIQKHETKFDCTVCGMKCQSREPLVAHLKSYHNNKWVCDVCCKHFSKIGFLRVHQRRMKHKAAEPSLTISSVGRGDECDAPLLPENTGPSTPEEDNFSLGAEVQGPSQTSADLDDSNWNDCLVQTDFRMLELKKEQEGQEQHGNVNEMDQVALPLEKSSAKIEKEHIFRHFGATDASTPAF